One part of the Bacteroidia bacterium genome encodes these proteins:
- a CDS encoding SUMF1/EgtB/PvdO family nonheme iron enzyme — translation MNKRNITYTFSALLMCAMMVGCANHKDKINKVGTVSSKTGIKYSEETFQPKKWKKGNPAPGLQLIPGGTFIMGGGEKDIEYKMDNRKRQVTVQSFYMDETEVANVDWKEFLEWVGKNEGGESKVAELYPDTNVWRRDLAFNDPYAETYFSHPAFYTYPVVGVNWHQANEYCKWRTERVNEAIQEKDEQGVLYPSYRLPTEAEWEYAARGLQESEIYSWEGKSLRDRKGNFRANFKRGRGDYAGWRGGDGKHFTDGYMITAPVREFAANDFGLYNMSGNVAEWTQDNYRLLAYEDVDDFNPYRRKGKTEIRPDDWLDDISYKPKESLLFNPDPNAPEGNDGFDNVKVYRGGSWYDIAYYLSPGARRFFNADSSSATIGFRCAMIRVGSPD, via the coding sequence ATGAACAAGAGAAATATCACCTACACATTTTCTGCTCTATTGATGTGTGCAATGATGGTTGGATGTGCCAATCACAAGGACAAGATCAATAAAGTAGGAACCGTAAGTAGTAAAACTGGAATCAAGTACAGTGAGGAAACTTTTCAACCCAAAAAGTGGAAGAAAGGAAATCCAGCACCTGGACTTCAGCTGATCCCTGGAGGAACCTTCATCATGGGAGGTGGCGAAAAAGACATCGAATATAAAATGGACAATCGCAAGCGGCAAGTGACTGTTCAGAGCTTTTATATGGATGAAACAGAAGTAGCGAATGTAGATTGGAAGGAATTCCTTGAGTGGGTAGGAAAAAATGAAGGTGGTGAAAGTAAGGTTGCGGAACTGTATCCAGACACCAATGTTTGGCGCAGAGACCTCGCTTTCAATGACCCTTATGCTGAAACTTATTTCTCTCACCCGGCATTCTATACATATCCTGTAGTTGGTGTAAACTGGCACCAGGCTAATGAGTACTGTAAGTGGAGAACTGAAAGAGTAAACGAAGCTATCCAGGAAAAAGATGAGCAAGGTGTACTATATCCTTCTTACCGTCTCCCTACCGAGGCTGAGTGGGAATATGCAGCTCGTGGTCTTCAGGAAAGTGAAATCTACTCCTGGGAAGGAAAGTCTCTGAGAGACAGAAAAGGAAACTTCCGTGCAAACTTCAAGCGTGGTCGTGGTGACTATGCAGGTTGGAGAGGCGGAGATGGCAAACACTTTACAGATGGGTATATGATTACCGCTCCTGTAAGAGAGTTTGCTGCTAATGACTTTGGTCTGTACAATATGTCTGGAAACGTTGCTGAGTGGACGCAGGACAACTACCGTCTGCTTGCTTATGAAGACGTTGATGACTTCAACCCATATCGTAGAAAAGGTAAAACTGAGATTCGTCCTGATGACTGGTTGGATGATATTTCCTACAAGCCAAAAGAGTCTCTGCTTTTTAACCCGGATCCAAATGCTCCAGAAGGAAACGATGGATTTGATAACGTAAAAGTTTATCGTGGAGGATCATGGTATGATATTGCATACTATCTCTCTCCAGGTGCCAGAAGATTCTTCAATGCTGATTCTTCTAGTGCGACTATCGGTTTCCGTTGCGCTATGATCCGCGTAGGAAGTCCTGACTAA